A section of the Cottoperca gobio chromosome 17, fCotGob3.1, whole genome shotgun sequence genome encodes:
- the nectin4b gene encoding LOW QUALITY PROTEIN: nectin-4 (The sequence of the model RefSeq protein was modified relative to this genomic sequence to represent the inferred CDS: deleted 1 base in 1 codon), with product MKMELTGQRAKYLAFLLLTVVCVQGDFLEPLQPLTSLRSFAESETRLPCHFQVGEEEKVVQVTWLKELPDGSKDQIITAHYIDGHTEFGQYSGRVRFESRSPTVDSTLLIPSTEESDQGSYICHISTFPNGVVERHITLTVWLLPISSLDSVLLVEGQSFRVAASCRAVGRPLPRLSWDTDLPGQSQDRAKEGGSVSSHYSLHPLRGMNGKKLDCLVWHPGLEQPRRISNRLVVQYPPDATISAGSGDWYVGLEKAEMICGAGGYPKPQNFTWTRGGGALPHGASVVGDKLVFGRALHMNDSGVYECVVKNDVGVGKAEYRVTVTETSKSQGETSMDNLLLIIIGASAGTLVLALVMVVLLVNRHHRHRNKKLEMELSEKTEEMQSFSRQASFRRLNSVSTDPRVQAEDYGLLRVDSRMKSSQMSLEQPIYKGSQSTLGGKWGPSGGVDVDELGRPVVWHSGRESTRGAEMEEKEERRRRVESYLKSSNMSLDSGLPSSLVPLKAPQDEGVEPREPDLDPHKEGDSPQGAEEHWAPTQSLAEGHEEDEDRSSQQLSEALTNHFYYSNGVLRPKPHSNAILLHPRGQII from the exons ATGAAGATGGAGCTGACCGGGCAAAGGGCAAAGTATCTGGCGTTTCTTCTGCTAACTG tggtgtgtgtgcagggagacTTCTTGGAGCCTCTTCAGCCCCTCACCTCCCTGCGCTCCTTCGCAGAGAGCGAGACCAGGCTCCCCTGTCACTTCcaggtgggggaggaggagaaggtggtGCAGGTCACCTGGTTGAAGGAGCTCCCAGACGGCAGCAAGGATCAGATCATCACTGCCCACTACATAGACGGCCACACAG AGTTCGGGCAATACTCCGGCCGGGTGAGGTTCGAGAGCAGGAGCCCCACAGTGGACTCGACTCTGCTCATCCCCAGCACAGAGGAGTCGGACCAGGGCAGCTACATCTGCCACATCTCCACCTTCCCTAACGGAGTCGTCGAGAGGCACATCACACTCACCGTTTGGC TTTTACCGATCTCCTCCCTGGACTCTGTGCTCCTGGTGGAGGGCCAGTCGTTCCGTGTGGCCGCTTCCTGTCGAGCCGTGGGCCGCCCGCTCCCCCGTCTCTCCTGGGACACCGACCTGCCAGGTCAGTCTCAGGACCGCGCCAAAGAGGGCGGGTCCGTGTCCAGCCACTACTCCCTGCACCCCCTGCGCGGCATGAACGGGAAAAAGCTGGACTGTCTGGTGTGGCATCCCGGCCTGGAGCAGCCACGCAGGATCTCCAACCGCCTGGTGGTTCAGT ACCCCCCAGATGCCACCATCTCCGCTGGTTCTGGGGACTGGTACGTGGGTTTGGAGAAAGCTGAGATGATCTGCGGCGCCGGAGGATACCCCAAACCTCAGAACTTCACCTGGACACG GGGAGGAGGAGCTTTGCCACACGGGGCGTCTGTGGTTGGAGACAAACTTGTTTTTGGCCGGGCCCTGCACATGAATGACAGCGGGGTCTATGAGTGTGTT GTGAAGAACGACGTGGGAGTAGGAAAAGCCGAGTACAGAGTAACAGTAACAG AGACCTCTAAAAGCCAGGGCGAGACCTCCATGGACAACCTGTTGCTGATCATTATCGGTGCGTCAGCTGGAACTTTAGTCCTGGCGCTGGTCATGGTCGTCCTGCTGGTCAACCGCCACCATCGACACAGAAACAAGAAGCTTGAAATGGAGCTCAGCGAAAAAAC GGAGGAAATGCAGAGCTTCTCCAGACAAGCCTCTTTCAGGAGACTAAACTCTGTCAGCACAGACCCCAGAGTgcag GCTGAAGATTATGGTCTGCTCAGAGTAGACAGCAGAATGAAAAGCAGCCAGATGTCTCTG GAACAACCCATCTATAAAGGCAGCCAGTCCACTCTGGGCGGGAAGTGGGGGCCTTCAGGCGGGGTGGATGTGGACGAACTGGGACGTCCCGTTGTCTGGCACAGCGGCAGAGAGAGCACGAGGggagcagagatggaggagaaggaggagcgTCGGAGGAGGGTGGAGTCGTACCTGAAGAGCAGCAACATGTCGCTG GACTCAGGTCTGCCCTCTTCCCTGGTTCCCCTGAAGGCCCCGCAGGACGAAGGCGTAGAGCCCAGAGAGCCAGACCTGGACCCCCACAAAGAGGGAGACTCCCCACAAGGAGCCGAAGAGCACTGGGCTCCCACCCAGTCGCTAGCGGAGGGACACGAGGAGGACGAAGACCGCAGCTCCCAGCAGCTCTCGGAGGCACTCACCAATCACTTCTACTACAGTAACGGGGTCCTCCGGCCCAAGCCACACTCCAACGCCATTCTGCTGCACCCGAGAGGACAGATCATCTAG